In the genome of Thermomicrobiales bacterium, the window GTGCGATCGACTGCCAGAATCAGACGATCTACCTCTGGGTGATGGATGACGGCAGTGCACCGGCGTAGTCGCGTCAGGCGCTGGTGGTCAGCTCGATACCCTCGGTGTTCTGCAGGACGTAGTTGAGGTCCCAGGTAGTCGAGAAGCACAGGACGGTGTTGCCGTCGCGATCCTCGCAACGCAGGCGACCGCGGCTGCGGGCCAGCTCGGCGATCGTCTCCGGGTCGCCCTTCGCCCAACGCGCCAGCTCGTAGGGGAGCGGCTCCAGCCGCGTCTCGACGCCGTACTCGTTCTCCAGCCGGTCGCGGACGACATCGAACTGCAGCTGGCCAACGGCAGCGAGGATCGGCTCGCGGCGTCCGGAGTCGGTCGGATACAGCAGCTGGATGCCGCCCTCCTCCTCGATCTGCTCCAGCCCCTTGAGGAACTGCTTGTAGCGATCGGTCTTGACGTTCTCCAGTCGAGCGAAGTGCTCCGGCTGGAAGCGCGGCAGCGGCGGGAACGCGCCGATCGTCTCGCTGGAGACGGTGTCGCCAATGGCGAATGCGCCCGGGTTGATCAGCCCGACGACGTCGCCGGCATAGCCCTCCTCGACCGTCTCACGATCCTGCCCGAACAGCTTCATCGGGCGGGCCAGCCGCACCATCTTGCCGGTGCGGGCGTGGCGCACAGTCATCTCGCGCTCGAAGCGGCCGGAGCAGACCCGCAGGTAGGCGACGCGGTCGCGGTGGCGCGGGTCCATATTCGCCTGAATCTTGAAGATGAAGCCGCTGAACGTCTCGTCGCCAGCATCGACACCACCATCACTCGTTTCGCGGTGTCCGGGCGACGGTGCGAGATCGACGAACGCATCGAGGAAGAGCTGGACGCCGAAGTTGGTCAACGCGCTGCCGAAGAAGACGGGCGTCAGCTCACCGGCCAGCAGCCGCTCCTGATCGAACGGCGCACCGGCCATCTCCAGCAGCTCGACATCCTCGCGCAACTGCGCCGCGGCAGCCGCGCCAATGAGACTGTCCAACTGCGGGTCGTCGACGCCAGCGACGCTGACCGGCGCTCGGTGTGCGCCATGCTCGGTGCGCTCGAAGCGATGCACCTGGTCGGTCGCGCGATCGTAGACGCCCTGGAAGTCCGGCCCGTCGCCGATCGGCCAGTTCATCGGGCAGACGTCCATGCCGAGCGTTCGCTCGATCTCATCGAGCAGCGCCAGCGGACTCTGCGCCGGGCGGTCCATCTTGTTAATGAAGGTGAAGATCGGGATGCCCTGACCGCGTGCGACCTCGAACAGCTTCAGCGTCTGCGGCTCGATACCGCGCGCCGCGTCCAGCACCATCACGGCGCTGTCGGCTGCGGTGAGCGTTCGGTAGGTGTCCTCGGAGAAGTCCTGGTGGCCGGGCGTGTCGAGCAGGTTCACCTGCCGGTCGCGGTACGGGAACGACAGCACCGTCGAGGTGATCGAGATGCCGCGCTCCTGCTCCATCTTCATCCAGTCGCTGGCGGCCGCGCGCTGCGCCTTGCGACCCGCCACCGACCCGGCCAACTGCAACGCGCCTCCATACAGCAGCAGTTTCTCGGTGAGCGTCGTCTTCCCGGCGTCCGGATGCGAAATGATCGCAAACGTCCGGCGTCGCGCGGCTTCCTGCTGAATGTTGGTTGGGAGTGTCGCGGTCAAGGTGGCTCCATCGTCGTCGGTAACTCATGCAAGAACAAACATTCAATTATACAGGCGACATGCGAGGGTTCCTGTAGCCTCTTGCCTCGTGTATCGCCGGTAGCAATGTATGTTCGATGTGTCGTCCAACGTATGATCTTACTGTCGCGAACAGGAGGAGAAATTGCGCGATCCGCACGTGGTGGAGCTTCGCTATCGCCTTGTCCTTAGTGGCGATGATGAGTTTCGCGATCCGCCACCTGTAGAACGCGAACGCGATGCCTTCAGCGTGCGATTAGCAGGCGGTCTGCTGACCGTCACGATGAAGGAGCACCATTCGACGATCGACAGCGCTCAAGCGCGAATCGGTCCGTTTTTGCAGGATTGGGTGATTTCAGCAGCTCTTCAATATCGTCGGCGGCAGGTGTCATTTGAGTATGAAGATGCTGATGTCATCGACCGCGATCCGCCTCCACCTGGGGAGCCACAAGTCGTCTATATGCCTTTTGTATCAAGTTCTGCCACGGCATTTACTCCTACAATGAGCGTGGTTCGTCGCACATATCCTTCTCCTCCAGATGCGTTTACCGCATCCCCAGATGTGCAGAACATGTGGACTAGATACGACAAGTATCTAGAAGGCCGTGAGCCGCTGCTATCGATGGCGTACTTCTGCCTGACTGTTGTGGAAAAGAGTGCTGGATCACGTCATGATGCATCTACTATGTACAACATTAATCGAGAACTTCTCAACACACTTGGGGAGTTAGAGGGTGTTATGCACATTGGGAAGTTCTCGATACCCTTGTGGGATGGAGAACACAGCATGCCGGAAGCCGTACCCGAGTGATATCAGCGATGAAGAATGGGACTTCGTTGCTCCGTATCTGACGTTGATGACCGAGGATGCGCCACAACGTGACCATGATCTGCGTGAGGTGTTCAACGGCCTGCGCTGGATCGTGCGCACCGGCTCGCCATGGCGCTACATGCCCAACGATCTCCCACCCTGGCACACCGTCTACCAGCAGAGCCAACGCTGGTTCCGTGCTGGCTGCTTCGAGGCGATCGTGGCCGACCTGCGGGCCCTGATTCGGCTTGGGGAAGGGAAATCGGTGGATCCCACGGCTGCCATCTTCGACAGTCGCACGCTGTCGGGATCGATCGAGAACGGCACGCGAGGCGGCTACGACGGGCACAAGAAGCGCAAGGGCTCGAAGCTGCACCTGGCGGTCGATACGCTGGGGGAGTTCCTGGCATTGGTGGTCACGCCCGCGAACGAGCAGGATCGCGCACAGGTCGAGGAACTGGCGGCAGCGGTACAGGAGGCGACTGGCGACACGATCGAGCTGGCCTACGTCGATCAGGGGTACACCGGAGCAGATGCCGAAGCGGCAGCGGATGGCTGGGGCATCCGGTTGGAGGTGGTCAAGCTGCCGGAGGCGCGCAAGGGATTCGTGTTGCTGCCCCGGCGCTGGGTGGTCGAGCGCTCGTTCGCGTGGTTGAGCCGGTTTCGGCGTCTGGCCAAGGATTACGAGCGCTTACCTGAGACGGTGGCGGGACTGCATCTGGTCGCATTCTCCACACTCATGCTCACCCGTGTCATGCGACTGCTGCTCGACGGAAGTGCATAACACCCTCTAGTTCCGAGTCGTTTCAGTCAGCAGATCGGTCTATAGCCGTGAACGATACGAAAGCACTACTCCTCATCTGCTCCCTTCAATGTATACTGACTGTAATCCAATTCTCGCATCTCGGTTAAGTGAAGATATGTGGAGAGGACGTGATATTTGCAGAGATAGTTGTGAAACTGGCGTCCAAGATCGATTGGAATTTCGACAATGCGGACGACGAGCCAATAGAGCCGTTCGATAATCGTGGCGAACAACGCCAGCAGTCGGCTAGCCAGCCGGGCCACCAAGATGAATCCCCACAAGATGGCTATCCAGGCACTTGCAAGAGCTGTCTTCAGGGAGAGCGCGGTCAACCCCGTTATGACGAAAAGAACAAACCCGACGCCTGCGTTAATACTGATGTTCATTGCCTGCGATGACTCGCCTGAAATTGCCATTGCCGCGAAGACGAACAGCAGCACGGTAGTCACAGCTGCGACAATAATCGTCACGATCAGGCCTATGCGAAATTTACGTTGCCAATCCTCGGGCACCTTGAGCCATGTCGGTGGATGCAGGAATATCTCTCCGAGCGCGAAGATGGCAATGGTCCAGATGAACCCGAAGATGATATCAAGCCGATTCGTCGGGAGGTCATGAACGGGGATGTTCAGAAGGCCAGCAAAGCGGAGCATGGCGAGAATTGCATCGCCGGTAAATAGAATGAGAAAGAGCATTGCATGCAGAAGTGGTTCGATCACGAGCCACATGCTATTCACAGCATGCTCTTCGCTCTTACCATAGTTTTCTTGTATACCTTGGACTGTGTGGTCAATGCGCGTCTTAGTACTTTCGCAGAGCCTATTGAGCGCGTTAGAAACAATAGTTGCTGGGTAGAATGGTAGCGAGAAAAGAGCTTGCAACATGAGCACGACTGGTTTGTGAAAATGAGGAATTACAATCAAGAAGAAGATAGTGCCGAGAGTAATGATAATGAGTGTGTCGAAATCCATGCGTAGCAACTCCCTCTACTTACTTAAGTAGGTCTTCTAAGGTGATGATTTCTGACTGTGCTGTGTCATAGAATGTGACACTCGCGGCACCGTTGAGTTGAAAGTAGCCGCGCCACAGATCCATGCGATACTGATTGTCAGTCGCATACTTAGATGGATAAAAGATTATGTCCACGGAGGCACCGTTCAGGTTTACGGCTTCACGATCCTGCTGTGGTCCGATTCCAAGAAGATCCGTGGCGAGGATAAGTATGTGTTTGCCAGACGATTCCTGGAAACGATCGGCTGCGCGAGCAATGCAACCGTAGTTATCGCTCCCACCTGTGTCAACGCTTGGGTTCAGGTTGCGCAAAACAGCTGTCTTTTCGGCAAGAGCGTTTGTCACTCCCTCGACATGTCGCTGATAATCATTAAGCGCTTGCTGATAGATCTCTTCTCGTCGTCCGTTGTCTTCGGCGACGGCTGTCTTCTCGGCTGAGCCGTAGGGATTGACCGCAGTCGCAAACACGGGTGGTTCCGGGGGCGTCGGGATGATCGGGATGCTCACAGTGAGCAAGTCATTGTCAGAGGAGTAGGAGTTGGCAGTGATTGCTGAGAAATAGAACACTAGCCGCTGCTCCCGTGGACGCACAAGAGCATCTATGCCATCGGCGGCAAAGTTTAGTGCAGAGCGAAAGAGACCGCGATCGTATGTGTTAGTCGAATCAAGGCAGAACATCACGGCGTCGGCCGACTGAATACTGCCACCATTTGACGGGGTCGATGGTGGAATGACTTGTTGTGCCGGTAGTGGAGATGGATTGGTTATGACGTCGCCACACCCAAAGCAGGCAAGAAGGACGAAGAGCGTCACGATTGTGACTCGTATCATCGAATGTGTTCTTCCATTCTGACAGGTGTGTCGGCTTGAATTTCAGGGGAGCTACTCCCGCGCCGCTGTCAATTAGCTAGTCGCCCCAAGGCCCCTTCGCCGTTGCCCCTGACATTGCGCGGCGCGCACGATGTGCCGAAAACCATCACTGTTGGCGCGCAGGGCCGTACTCACAAT includes:
- a CDS encoding peptide chain release factor 3, whose translation is MTATLPTNIQQEAARRRTFAIISHPDAGKTTLTEKLLLYGGALQLAGSVAGRKAQRAAASDWMKMEQERGISITSTVLSFPYRDRQVNLLDTPGHQDFSEDTYRTLTAADSAVMVLDAARGIEPQTLKLFEVARGQGIPIFTFINKMDRPAQSPLALLDEIERTLGMDVCPMNWPIGDGPDFQGVYDRATDQVHRFERTEHGAHRAPVSVAGVDDPQLDSLIGAAAAAQLREDVELLEMAGAPFDQERLLAGELTPVFFGSALTNFGVQLFLDAFVDLAPSPGHRETSDGGVDAGDETFSGFIFKIQANMDPRHRDRVAYLRVCSGRFEREMTVRHARTGKMVRLARPMKLFGQDRETVEEGYAGDVVGLINPGAFAIGDTVSSETIGAFPPLPRFQPEHFARLENVKTDRYKQFLKGLEQIEEEGGIQLLYPTDSGRREPILAAVGQLQFDVVRDRLENEYGVETRLEPLPYELARWAKGDPETIAELARSRGRLRCEDRDGNTVLCFSTTWDLNYVLQNTEGIELTTSA
- a CDS encoding IS5 family transposase, with translation MENTACRKPYPSDISDEEWDFVAPYLTLMTEDAPQRDHDLREVFNGLRWIVRTGSPWRYMPNDLPPWHTVYQQSQRWFRAGCFEAIVADLRALIRLGEGKSVDPTAAIFDSRTLSGSIENGTRGGYDGHKKRKGSKLHLAVDTLGEFLALVVTPANEQDRAQVEELAAAVQEATGDTIELAYVDQGYTGADAEAAADGWGIRLEVVKLPEARKGFVLLPRRWVVERSFAWLSRFRRLAKDYERLPETVAGLHLVAFSTLMLTRVMRLLLDGSA